ACATTCCGCTTATCGGACTGCTATTTTTTATCGCGTTTTATGAGTCTAAGATTTCTCCGACATCGGTCATCGTCATTGCCCTGGCGCTGACCTTGTTTGCCACGGCGGTGACATTGGTCCTGCTGAAGAAACTCATCGCTCCGATCGACGCCGCCTCCAAGGCATTGGAAAATTACCGGAGCACACGCACCGTCCCGAACCTTCCCGTAGAATACACCGACGCTGCCGGCCTGCTGATGGCCAACATCCAGTCCGCCATCAGGATTAATGAAGCGCTGCTGCAGCAAAAACAGGATATGGCCGGTTTGCTCTCAAACGATATGAAAGCTTTTGCCGAAACGCCGCTTGCATCTGCGCGCAGGATCATCAGCCTGCAACCCTCACCGGCGATTGCTGCTGAGGCCCAGACTATCGCAGATTCTGCCGAAAGACAAAAGGAGTTCCTGCAGACTTACGTCGCCATCTTAAAGGAAGAAGAAGCGCTGTCCCGGAAAATGTTTAAGGTAAGGGGGATTCGTTTCGCTGAGATCGTCAATGCCCTGAAAAAGCAATTTGAGGAAAAACTGCGTGCAAAGCGCATCGAGTTGGTCACCGACTTAAAAATTACCGAAACGCACCTGCGTATCGACAGCGAATCCCTGCTTACGGTGCTTGGCAGTCTTATCGACAATGCGGTGAAGTATTCGCCCGTCGGGGAAACCATCACGCTCAGTGTATACAGGCAACATTCGCATATCATGATTACAGTCGCCGACAACGGCGCGGGGATGGGCACGAGCAGTAAAGACTTCTTCAGCCTGGCCAATATGACGCGTTCGGACAAGGATGGCAAGCCCAACGGCATGAGCCTGTACCTTTCAAGCCAGATTATCAAGAAAGCGGACGGGCTTTTCTACGCGGAAAGCGGCGGCGACATCAAAGGCGCCACCTTCGTTATTGACCTCAAGATGTACCGCAAAAAGTAGTGTTTTGTTTGTGTTAATTTTTCGCGTCACGATCGCATTGTCCGGATTAAGGTGTAAATTTAAGCAACAAAAAAATCAACAATATGAAACGCAACGCAACCGCAGTCTGGAAAGGTTCCCTGAAAGAGGGCAATGGCAGGCTTACGACACAGAGCAAGGTGCTCGACAATTCACAGTATTCGTTTAAAACCCGTTTTGAAGACGGCATCGGGACAAACCCGGAAGAGCTTATTGCAGCGGCGCATTCGGGCTGCTTTACCATGCAGTTGTCCGCTTATATCAGCGAAGAAGGTTACGAGATTGAAAGTATTGAAACCAAGTGTGATATCGATTTTCAGAACGGAGCCATCGTAAGTTCGGTGCTGACCGTAAACGGGAAAGTCAATGGCATTTCAGCAGAGAAGTTTCAGGAACTCGTGGACAAGGCAGAAAAGAACTGTCCGATCTCAAAATTACTCAACACCGATATCTCCTCAACGGCAACGTTGCTGTAAACAAAAAAACATTTCTAAGCGCGCCTCATTTCCGAAAGGGAACGGGGCGTTTTTTTAAGATGGGTGAATATCTTTGGCAAAAAGATAAGATTCTCCATTTTATATTTATTTTTACGCCGCAAACGGATGATTTCTCTCCATAAGAAGGAATTGTAAAAACATATTCTAAAAATCAGTATCAATGTCAGTTTTAGAAAAAATCAGTTCAGAAGCATTTATCGAGATGGAAGACAAGTATGGAGCACACAATTACCATCCTTTGCCTGTGGTGTTGAGCCGCGGAAAAGGCGTGTATGTGTGGGATGCCGAAGGAAAGCGGTACTACGACTTCCTGTCAGCATATTCTGCGGTCAATCAAGGCCATTGCCATCCGGATATTGTTGAAGCGCTGATCAACCAGGCGCAAACCCTTACGTTAACGTCGCGGGCTTTCCACAATGATAAATTAGGGCTTTACGAAAAGTTTCTTTGTGAGTATTTCGGATTTGACAAAGTATTGCCGATGAATACGGGCGCAGAAGCGGTGGAAACCGCAGTAAAGCTTTGCCGGAAGTGGGCGTATGAAGTCAAGGGTATTGAAGAGCAGCAGGCCCAGATTATCGTGTGCGAAGGCAACTTCCATGGCAGGACCACGACCATTATCTCTTTCTCCAACGATGAAAATGCCAGGAAGCATTTCGGGCCGTATACTGCCGGATTCATTAAGATTCCCTACGATGACATTGACGCTTTGGAGCAGGCGTTGGCTTCCACAAAAAATATCGCCGGTTTCCTCGTAGAACCTATCCAGGGAGAAGCGGGCGTCTACGTGCCGTCTGAAGGATATCTCGCCAAAGCCAGCGCGCTTTGCAAAAAACACAACGCTTTGTTCATTGCTGACGAGGTACAGACCGGCATCGCACGTACCGGGAAGTTGCTGGCCGTGCACCATGAAAATGTACAGCCTGATATCCTGATCTTAGGCAAAGCCATTTCGGGCGGCGTGTATCCGGTTTCCGCGGTGCTTGCAAATGACAACGTGATGCATGTCATTAAACCGGGGCAGCACGGTTCAACGTTCGGAGGCAATCCGTTGGCGGCAGCGGTGGCCATGGCAGCACTCGAAGTGGTTGAAAATGAAAATCTTGCTGAAAATGCCGAATATCTCGGAACCATTTTCAGGGAAGCTATAGGTGAGTACATCAGGACTTCGAATATAGCCACGCTGGTGCGAGGTAAGGGATTACTGAACGCTATTCTGATCAATGATACTGAAGACAGCGATACGGCGTGGAATATCTGCCTCCGCCTGGCCCATCACGGACTGCTGGCCAAGCCAACCCACGGCAACATCATCCGGTTTGCACCGCCGTTGGTCATGACCGAAGAGCAGCTGTCCGACTGCATTAATATCATCATAAAGACCTTAAAGGAATTCGAGAAATAAAAAGGACCCGCTTTGAAGCGGGTTTTTTGTTTAAAACTTTTAATTCCGGCAAATGGTGGTGAAACCAATTTTGTTAAATTTGGAAATTAACTTTAAAACTGGACATTATGGAAGGCGATTCTGCTTTTGGAAAATTTGAAATGCAATTAACCGATTCTGCCAAGGAATTCCTGAGGGAAGTAGGTAAATGGGCTCATTTTTTAAGTATCATCGGGTTTGTGTACCTCGGGCTTATGGTGCTGCTTACGATAGCCGTAATCACCACGGGCAACTCCGCACTGATCAATCCAGGTGGAGGAAACGAGCAGGTTCAGGATATGAACCCGACGGCGTTGGGACTTATACTGCTGATTGTAATCGCCATCATGTTTTTTCCGGTTTTTTACCTGAACAAATTCGCGGTCAACCTCAAAAAAGCCTACAGGGAAAACAGCTCCGAATATTTGGCTTCGTCAATGGAATACCTGAAGTCTCACTATAAGTTCATCGGAATTTTCACGATTATTTTCCTGTCGATTTATGTACTCGCCTTTTTGCTGATGATCGTAGCGTTGCTGTCAGGGGCAGGAGCAGCATAATTATAAAGAGAATATCACAATCCGTTTCGGGCGACCGGAACGGATTTTTTGTTTGGAAAAATCGTAATTTA
The nucleotide sequence above comes from Flavobacterium magnum. Encoded proteins:
- a CDS encoding sensor histidine kinase, which translates into the protein MKLYAALSNLGFLKDRYAGKFLFVAFVGIHIPLIGLLFFIAFYESKISPTSVIVIALALTLFATAVTLVLLKKLIAPIDAASKALENYRSTRTVPNLPVEYTDAAGLLMANIQSAIRINEALLQQKQDMAGLLSNDMKAFAETPLASARRIISLQPSPAIAAEAQTIADSAERQKEFLQTYVAILKEEEALSRKMFKVRGIRFAEIVNALKKQFEEKLRAKRIELVTDLKITETHLRIDSESLLTVLGSLIDNAVKYSPVGETITLSVYRQHSHIMITVADNGAGMGTSSKDFFSLANMTRSDKDGKPNGMSLYLSSQIIKKADGLFYAESGGDIKGATFVIDLKMYRKK
- a CDS encoding OsmC family protein, which gives rise to MKRNATAVWKGSLKEGNGRLTTQSKVLDNSQYSFKTRFEDGIGTNPEELIAAAHSGCFTMQLSAYISEEGYEIESIETKCDIDFQNGAIVSSVLTVNGKVNGISAEKFQELVDKAEKNCPISKLLNTDISSTATLL
- the rocD gene encoding ornithine--oxo-acid transaminase, producing the protein MSVLEKISSEAFIEMEDKYGAHNYHPLPVVLSRGKGVYVWDAEGKRYYDFLSAYSAVNQGHCHPDIVEALINQAQTLTLTSRAFHNDKLGLYEKFLCEYFGFDKVLPMNTGAEAVETAVKLCRKWAYEVKGIEEQQAQIIVCEGNFHGRTTTIISFSNDENARKHFGPYTAGFIKIPYDDIDALEQALASTKNIAGFLVEPIQGEAGVYVPSEGYLAKASALCKKHNALFIADEVQTGIARTGKLLAVHHENVQPDILILGKAISGGVYPVSAVLANDNVMHVIKPGQHGSTFGGNPLAAAVAMAALEVVENENLAENAEYLGTIFREAIGEYIRTSNIATLVRGKGLLNAILINDTEDSDTAWNICLRLAHHGLLAKPTHGNIIRFAPPLVMTEEQLSDCINIIIKTLKEFEK